In one Nicotiana tomentosiformis chromosome 6, ASM39032v3, whole genome shotgun sequence genomic region, the following are encoded:
- the LOC138894435 gene encoding secreted RxLR effector protein 161-like, with translation MIHQQKYIKELLRKFNMDSSKSIDTPIAIATKLDLDEEGKSVEQKLYRGMIGSMLYLAASMHDIVFSMGLCARFQANPKESHLKAVKRILRYLKGTPDLCLWYPRGYNFDLVGYVDDDYAGFHVERKSTSGTTHFLGYCLVSWGIKKQNTVALSTVEAEYMAATSCCTQLL, from the coding sequence ATGATACATCAGCAGAAATATATCAAAGAATTACTGAGGAAGTTCAACATGGACTCGTCTAAGTCTATTGATACCCCCATTGCCATTGCAACAAAGCTGGACCTTGATGAAGAAGGAAAAAGTGTggaacaaaagctatatagaggaatgattgggTCAATGTTGTACCTCGCAGCAAGCATGCATGATATAGTGTTTAGTATGGGAttatgtgcaagatttcaggcaaatcccaaGGAATCTCACCTGAAGGCTGTCAAAAGAATACTAAGATATCTCAAGGGGACCCCTGACCTCTGTTTATGGTATCCCAGAGGGTACAACTTTGATCTAGTTGGTTATGTTGATGATGACTATGCAGGTTTTCATGTTGAGAGGAAAAGCACTTCAGGAACAACTCATTTTCTAGGTTATTGTCTGGTGTCTTGGGGAATCAAGAAGCAAAATACAGTGGCCTTATCTACAGTTGAGGCTGAATATATGGCAGCAACATCCTGCTGTACTCAGTTACTATAG
- the LOC138894436 gene encoding uncharacterized protein, which yields MYVGISDTNMCTHCGRVGYFRDTCPALIHAQFGNTFGIAKNVKKEEEPKAKVRGNNHDLYLDSGCSRHMVGEKKNFLSLTALQGGSVSFENGKKVEDDPLLWHKRLGYASLSQLNKLAAKDLVLGLPKVEFTSDKTNENKEQRSDHEEQEEEETTLTADQTNKATPTEPAPLGHSSGVQTGFSLRNLCALTSFLSQKPKNRTVIGTRWVFKNKLDEQGNITRNKSRLVVQGYNQEEGIAYDETFALVARMEAIRMLIAFAAHMEFTLYQIDIKSAFLNRYLKEEVFVI from the exons ATGTATGTAGGAATTTCTGATACTAACATGTGCACTCATTGTGGAAGAGTAGGATACTTTAGAGACACTTGTCCCGCCTTAATTCATGCTCAGTTTGGAAACACCTTTGGTATTGCTAAAAATGTGAAGAAGGAAGAGGAGCCAAAG GCTAAGGTGAGAGGAAACAATCATGACTTGTATCTAGACAGTGGATGCTCAAGACATATGGTTGGAGAAAAGAAAAACTTTCTCTCACTGACAGCCCTCCAAGGAGGGAGTGTGTCATTTGAAAATGGAAAAAAGG TGGAAGATGATCCACTGCTATGGCATAAAAGACTAGGATATGCCAGTCTCTCTCAACTCAACAAGTTGGCAGCAAAGGACTTGGTCCTTGGACTACCTAAAGTTGAGTTCACCTCTGACAAG ACCAATGAGAACAAGGAGCAGAGGAG TGATCAtgaggaacaagaagaagaagaaactacTCTAACTGCTGACCAGACTAATAAAGCCACACCTACTGAACCTGCTCCTTTGGGTCACTCCTCAG GGGTGCAAACCGGGTTTTCtctaagaaatctatgtgcactCACATCATTCCTCTCACAG AAACCCAAGAATAGAACTGTCATAGGTACAAGATGGGTGTTCAAAAACAAGTTGGATGAACAAGGAAATATTACAAGGAACAAGTCCAGACTGGTGGTTCAGGGATACAATCAAGAGGAGGGCATTGCCTATGATGAGACATTTGCACTTGTAGCTAGAATGGAGGCTATAAGAATGTTGATAGCCTTTGCTGCCCACATGGAGTTCACTTTATACCAGATAGATATAAAGAGTGCCTTTTTGAATAGGTACCTGAAGGAGGAAGTGTTTGTCATATAA
- the LOC104099225 gene encoding protein FAF-like, chloroplastic has product MSAATMSIKNFNSTLKMEDKGIPLPPPLPPLSKAGKAKQQGIMSILGSDNNKAAAVVSIRRTLSADMSSKKWLSQNGFFSPMKKIASSEELANLGQDDVWKSIQNSSKKAEPITSVDVWSSILTQKKDDSSATVPPPYIHPLLKKSSSLTEKSLEICTESLGSETGSEINLSSYPPSESDDDKDDHQQQQEFISHSFEEFPVVKYNHNKRSSSTPKSFPPPISSLAAEDKPSVHMQSHRQNGRLILEAVSVPSQNLFRTQRVDGRLLLTLISTNPTSETEDNQEVAEFEKVFDEMQEVEYNEPPQLDYDGDDGDEEEDEYEEEDEDEEEEEVEEKENGTKGMQIVLEQKPRLSNGRMNVNTSTLMMKQLMGLEKKNHHLKWSNKENEITQVPHSLPPISQLITSSPNPPSAAASFNAYEYFWRKNPTIVNNYNDDKQVVVSAPNSTTPNANGTTTKITSYEQKDLVLIRGNKGNINNLVPLLKGCKEPRRSLLIWEPHCIATS; this is encoded by the coding sequence ATGTCAGCAGCAACAATGAGCATCAAGAACTTCAACTCAACTTTGAAGATGGAAGATAAGGGTATACCACTACCCCCACCACTACCCCCATTATCTAAGGCAGgcaaagcaaaacaacaaggcaTAATGTCCATTCTTGGATCAGACAACAACAAAGCAGCTGCAGTAGTTTCCATTAGAAGAACTCTTTCAGCTGATATGTCATCCAAAAAATGGCTTTCACAAAATGGATTCTTCTCCCCTATGAAGAAAATTGCCTCCTCGGAAGAGCTTGCTAATCTTGGACAAGATGATGTTTGGAAATCAATCCAAAATAGTAGTAAGAAAGCAGAGCCAATTACATCAGTTGATGTTTGGAGCTCTATTTTAACTCAAAAGAAAGATGACTCATCAGCCACAGTTCCACCTCCTTATATTCACCCTCTCTTAAAAAAATCCAGCTCTTTGACTGAGAAAAGTCTTGAAATTTGTACTGAAAGTCTTGGATCAGAGACTGGCTCTGAAATTAACCTTTCCTCTTACCCACCCTCTGAGTCTGATGATGACAAAGacgatcatcaacaacaacaagaattcATCTCTCACTCATTTGAGGAATTTCCAGTTGTTAAGTACAATCATAACAAAAGATCATCATCTACTCCTAAGTCATTCCCTCCTCCTATTTCTTCCTTGGCTGCAGAGGATAAACCCTCTGTTCACATGCAATCTCACAGGCAAAATGGTAGATTGATTCTTGAAGCTGTTTCAGTTCCTTCCCAGAATCTTTTCCGTACCCAACGCGTTGATGGCCGCCTTCTTCTCACCTTAATCAGCACTAATCCTACTTCAGAAACAGAGGATAATCAAGAAGTTGCAGAGTTTGAGAAAGTGTTCGACGAAATGCAAGAAGTTGAATATAATGAACCACCTCAGTTAGACTATGATGGTGATGAtggtgatgaagaagaagatgaatatgaAGAGGAGGATGAAGATGAAGAGGAAGAGGAGGTGGAGGAGAAAGAAAATGGGACAAAAGGGATGCAAATTGTGTTGGAACAAAAACCAAGATTGTCAAATGGTAGGATGAATGTGAACACATCAACATTGATGATGAAACAACTAATGGGACTAGAGAAAAAGAATCATCATCTAAAATGGTCAAACAAAGAGAATGAAATAACCCAAGTTCCTCATTCACTTCCACCAATTTCTCAGCTGATTACATCATCACCAAATCCACCTTCAGCAGCAGCTTCTTTCAATGCCTATGAGTATTTCTGGAGGAAGAATCCCACTATTGTTAACAACTACAATGATGACAAGCAGGTTGTTGTTTCAGCCCCCAATAGTACTACTCCCAATGCCAACGGTACTACTACAAAGATAACATCTTATGAGCAGAAAGATTTGGTGCTAATCAGAGGAAACAAAGGAAATATCAATAACTTGGTGCCTTTGTTGAAAGGATGCAAAGAACCAAGGAGATCTCTTCTCATTTGGGAGCCTCACTGCATTGCCACCTCCTAA